The following are encoded in a window of Roseivirga sp. BDSF3-8 genomic DNA:
- a CDS encoding YdeI family protein, translated as MIKTENFEKVEVTSAGELRDWLSKHYAQDYSVWLVTYKKVKPAKYISTGQILNELLCFGWIDGIRRKLDEDRTMQFISPRKSEHWAKTYKQRAAKLMEQGRMHDAGLKSIEASKASGLWDFMNDVDNLVIPTDLQKALKKYPEAETFFHNINDSSKRFVLRWIKLAKKEETRQARMEKIAQLSARGEKLPGS; from the coding sequence ATGATCAAAACAGAAAATTTTGAAAAGGTTGAGGTGACCAGTGCCGGTGAATTACGGGATTGGCTGAGTAAGCATTATGCTCAGGATTACAGTGTCTGGCTGGTGACTTACAAGAAAGTGAAACCCGCCAAATATATATCCACAGGCCAGATACTGAATGAGCTACTATGTTTCGGGTGGATAGATGGCATACGGCGAAAGCTGGATGAGGACAGAACTATGCAGTTCATCTCCCCCCGTAAGTCAGAACACTGGGCGAAAACCTATAAGCAACGGGCTGCGAAACTGATGGAACAGGGACGTATGCATGATGCTGGCCTGAAATCTATTGAAGCCTCTAAAGCGAGTGGCTTATGGGATTTTATGAATGATGTAGATAACCTGGTCATTCCGACAGACCTGCAAAAAGCATTGAAGAAGTATCCAGAGGCAGAAACTTTCTTTCATAATATTAATGACTCGAGTAAGCGATTTGTGCTGCGCTGGATCAAGCTGGCTAAGAAGGAGGAAACACGGCAGGCGCGAATGGAAAAGATCGCGCAGCTATCTGCCCGTGGAGAAAAACTGCCGGGTAGCTGA
- a CDS encoding methyltransferase yields MSTVAYLPNLKAYSKQPDPSQILQVGLGFWASKTLLSAVKLGLFDYLNDKKITAPVIGGALGIHKSYLYDWLDALASCGFLHREGKGKDAVYFNTVDTRAYLTKDSQSYIGGFLEMANDREYRFWADLEEGLQTGKPQNEIKYTGKESFAAIYEDKDRLKNFADAMGSIQVENFMALAEQYDFSPYKKVADIGGSGGLLSALLAKKHDHLQLTSFDLPDLAPIVQETIEKYGVADQVSIAKGNFWTDDFPEAEVYTMGNLLNSFSLKNKKRLIRKAYNGLPEGGALIVVEMLLDNDRIENSLGLLMSLNMLIESDGGFSYSYGQFEEWIYEAGFKRIEYMNLTGPTSAAIAYK; encoded by the coding sequence ATGAGTACAGTAGCTTATTTACCTAACCTAAAGGCGTATTCAAAACAGCCCGATCCCTCACAAATCCTACAAGTAGGACTTGGTTTTTGGGCTTCCAAAACGCTTCTTTCTGCCGTTAAACTCGGCCTTTTTGACTATCTAAATGATAAAAAAATAACCGCTCCAGTGATTGGAGGGGCATTAGGTATACATAAGTCCTATTTATACGACTGGTTAGATGCCCTGGCTTCGTGTGGCTTCCTGCACAGGGAAGGAAAAGGGAAAGATGCAGTGTATTTTAATACCGTGGATACCAGGGCTTACCTCACGAAAGACAGCCAGTCATATATTGGCGGGTTCTTAGAAATGGCAAACGACAGGGAGTATCGTTTCTGGGCGGACCTGGAAGAGGGGCTGCAAACCGGCAAACCTCAAAACGAAATCAAATATACCGGCAAAGAGTCTTTTGCTGCGATATATGAGGACAAGGATAGGTTAAAGAACTTTGCCGATGCAATGGGGAGCATACAGGTGGAGAACTTCATGGCACTGGCTGAACAGTATGACTTCAGCCCATATAAAAAAGTAGCGGATATAGGTGGCTCGGGTGGCCTGCTTTCCGCCCTACTGGCCAAAAAGCACGATCATCTTCAACTGACCTCTTTCGATCTGCCGGACCTGGCTCCTATCGTGCAAGAGACTATCGAAAAATATGGTGTAGCTGACCAGGTGTCTATCGCTAAAGGCAACTTCTGGACTGATGACTTCCCTGAGGCTGAAGTGTATACTATGGGTAACCTGCTCAACAGCTTTTCTCTGAAGAATAAAAAACGACTTATCCGTAAAGCTTATAATGGATTGCCGGAGGGCGGTGCGCTGATTGTGGTAGAAATGCTACTTGACAATGACCGAATAGAAAACTCACTCGGTCTGCTTATGTCGCTTAATATGCTAATAGAATCCGATGGCGGATTTAGCTACTCATACGGCCAATTTGAGGAGTGGATATATGAGGCAGGTTTTAAAAGGATCGAATATATGAACCTGACCGGTCCTACCAGTGCGGCTATAGCTTATAAATAA
- a CDS encoding uracil-DNA glycosylase family protein, with amino-acid sequence MSYKNILAQINGCTFCEPHLSHKARPVVTAHAHSRIVVIGQAPGRKVHESGIPWDDKSGDRLREWMGLDKEAFYDTKNLAIIPMGFCYPGTGKSGDLPPRRECAPLWHGPLLESLERVQLTLLIGAYAQRYYLRANPHKSLTETVRSFRDFLPDTIVLPHPSPRNNIWMKRNPWFGRELLPVLKEYVRDILP; translated from the coding sequence ATGAGCTACAAGAATATATTAGCGCAGATTAATGGCTGCACATTTTGTGAGCCCCACCTTTCACACAAAGCAAGGCCTGTGGTAACGGCCCATGCCCATAGCCGCATTGTAGTCATAGGCCAGGCACCTGGTCGCAAAGTGCACGAATCCGGCATACCGTGGGACGATAAAAGCGGGGACAGGCTGCGGGAATGGATGGGGCTGGACAAGGAGGCATTTTACGACACAAAAAACCTGGCCATTATACCGATGGGATTCTGCTACCCGGGTACAGGCAAGTCGGGCGATCTGCCTCCCAGAAGGGAGTGCGCGCCGCTGTGGCACGGCCCTCTTCTGGAATCTCTTGAACGGGTGCAGCTTACGCTGCTGATAGGTGCTTATGCCCAGCGGTATTATCTACGGGCTAATCCTCATAAGAGCTTAACTGAAACGGTACGCTCCTTCAGGGATTTTCTCCCTGATACGATTGTACTTCCTCATCCTTCACCAAGAAATAACATCTGGATGAAAAGAAACCCGTGGTTTGGCCGGGAGCTACTGCCTGTACTTAAAGAATATGTCCGGGATATATTACCCTGA
- a CDS encoding tetratricopeptide repeat protein encodes MRFLVLSIFLFLSLTVLADDGLKLASLPVSHPKNLALLTEKFEASLPERTDSAYHYARLLEKYARQYNLTFQLAQSQHWLGRVFFAEAAFNQSLDYLLKAERIWEQDKKENSYSLAINSNWLGQVYYYLRQPEKALSRYRTALAYFTASGSNTHIARTYGHLGHYYEKKGQYDSAIYYQKQALGLLQDKSEWKARSIILENTGSIYEDLMAYDTARHYFQQALDLTLSHGGPAEAIHLYNNLGDVHYKTHRYDSAYYYTAKATDLAFKHQDKYQLRSALRDLGQLQASLGQYPEAYASLDSSVGLYKEIYSEEGLRQMARLHTIYETDRKSREIQLLEKDKRIQRLIMGLSGMGFGVALLLGFTVVKRQRRKLRANRHTITKNKELYEARQKLMEAELVNAHLSEEQLKTELENQRQALTAHTLHLIRKNHLLQELKEGLQQVPTRDAREIRKHLKNLNRQIDQSFTEDKDWEDFRKMFEQVHHSFFDHLQQRFPDLTQAELRLSALIKMHLGTKDTAAMLGISPDSLRIARYRLRKKLQLEKGQKLDAFVQGIG; translated from the coding sequence ATGCGGTTTTTAGTACTTTCAATATTTCTCTTCCTAAGCCTCACCGTTTTGGCGGATGATGGCCTTAAGCTGGCTAGCCTGCCTGTTAGCCACCCTAAAAATCTGGCCTTGCTCACAGAGAAGTTCGAGGCTAGCCTGCCCGAACGAACAGACTCTGCCTACCACTACGCCCGGCTCCTGGAAAAATATGCCCGGCAATATAACCTGACTTTTCAGCTAGCCCAAAGTCAGCACTGGCTGGGAAGGGTGTTTTTTGCAGAGGCCGCTTTTAATCAGTCCCTGGATTACCTGCTTAAAGCGGAGAGAATATGGGAGCAGGATAAAAAGGAAAACAGTTACTCGCTGGCCATAAATAGCAATTGGCTGGGACAGGTATACTACTACCTGCGCCAACCCGAAAAGGCCCTGTCCCGCTACCGTACTGCACTAGCCTATTTTACTGCCTCCGGGTCCAATACCCATATTGCCCGAACGTACGGTCACCTGGGCCATTACTACGAGAAAAAGGGGCAGTACGATTCGGCCATTTACTATCAAAAGCAGGCTTTGGGCCTGCTTCAGGACAAATCGGAATGGAAAGCCCGAAGTATTATTCTGGAAAACACCGGAAGTATATACGAAGACCTCATGGCCTACGACACCGCACGCCATTATTTTCAGCAGGCACTGGATCTCACCCTATCCCATGGCGGACCTGCCGAAGCTATACACTTGTATAATAACCTGGGTGATGTGCATTACAAAACCCATCGCTACGATTCAGCTTATTACTACACTGCCAAAGCAACTGATCTGGCCTTTAAGCATCAGGATAAGTATCAGCTTCGTAGCGCTCTTCGGGACTTAGGGCAGTTGCAGGCATCCCTGGGGCAATATCCCGAAGCATATGCCAGCCTTGACAGCTCAGTAGGGTTATATAAAGAGATTTATAGTGAGGAAGGGCTGCGGCAAATGGCCCGGCTGCATACCATATACGAAACAGACCGCAAAAGCCGTGAAATTCAGCTTCTTGAAAAAGATAAGCGAATCCAGCGTCTTATCATGGGCCTTTCCGGGATGGGGTTCGGGGTAGCCCTGCTACTAGGTTTTACAGTGGTAAAAAGGCAACGCCGAAAGTTAAGAGCAAACCGGCACACTATCACTAAAAACAAAGAGCTTTATGAAGCCAGGCAAAAACTCATGGAGGCCGAGCTGGTCAATGCCCACCTGAGCGAAGAGCAACTAAAGACCGAACTGGAGAACCAGCGGCAGGCCCTGACGGCCCATACACTGCACCTTATTCGTAAAAACCACCTGCTGCAGGAGCTAAAGGAAGGGCTACAGCAGGTGCCTACCCGCGATGCGCGTGAGATACGCAAACACCTGAAAAACCTGAACCGGCAGATTGACCAGAGCTTTACCGAAGACAAGGACTGGGAAGACTTTCGCAAAATGTTCGAACAGGTACACCACAGCTTTTTCGATCACCTGCAGCAGCGCTTTCCCGATCTTACCCAGGCGGAACTACGCCTGAGTGCCCTAATCAAGATGCACCTCGGCACCAAAGACACGGCTGCCATGCTCGGTATCAGTCCGGACAGCCTTCGAATAGCCCGCTACAGGCTACGGAAAAAACTCCAACTTGAAAAAGGGCAAAAGCTGGACGCCTTTGTTCAGGGCATCGGGTAG
- a CDS encoding TonB-dependent receptor produces the protein MRTFLLFLFAITSFSQAIALEDKGLVRGKVVDATTGEPMPGATVMALNTSYGTSTNLQGEFSLSMEAGDYELRIRYLGYTDTSAQVSVSPGVTEYLELSLSSGTTELSGVTVTGYLQGQARALNQQRSADNIKNIVAADQIGRFPDPNAAEALQRVPGVNIERDQGEGRYVLVRGLAPQFTNININGEQIPSPEADVRFVALDAIPSDQLASMEVTKALTPDMDGDAIGGSVNLITRTAETAEPAISGSALVGYNNLMEEPNLQGSLQYGQRFGSDEALGLLLNTSYYHNDLGSDNWEREPFDNELELRDYELTRTRLGLSATLDYRIGQNTEIYLRSLYTRFTDREWRRRYVFIPDDEEIEKLTKDRFESQSVTSVNLGARHTFPRIRIDYEVQYSYGEQDTPYDNEAVFIAGIPSSLDFSDPDFPSITAPGYLDNSAYEFDEFEQGNTLAEDRNLTAKFNIGLPYQAGNAKGLFKFGAKMRLKDKRFNITQNKWEARGDVPNLDAFTGGLLDDSFLDRRYNLSDPLSLDRFIPYFNTNISDFELSIEDKYIDEALESYEADENVYAGYIMARHQINRLTLLGGVRYERTNTSYESTDVIIAPNGDLEALRPVSGENNYDFFLPQVHAKYALTPNTNLRAAVTWSYARPNFSEIIPSQEANLEDEEATVGNFELEPVSAMNIDLLGERYFGTVGVISGGIFYKRLNDFIYPQTIFDSQYPLTGTPIATGVDVTQAQNGQGADLFGLEVAFQRQLDFLPGALSGFSIYLNYTYTNSEADIQSREASEENPDAVETIRLPGQADHLGNFSLAYEYKRFNARLALNFNGEYLAELGGAAEEDIYVSERLQLDASASYAVDRRFRIFAEFMNLTDQPFEAYQGSEDIVIQREFYSWWSRLGLKFDF, from the coding sequence ATGAGAACATTTCTGCTATTTCTATTTGCAATTACCAGTTTCTCACAGGCCATTGCCCTGGAAGATAAGGGCCTGGTAAGAGGCAAGGTCGTAGATGCCACCACCGGCGAGCCGATGCCCGGTGCTACGGTTATGGCCCTCAATACAAGTTACGGTACATCTACTAATTTACAGGGAGAGTTTTCCCTGAGCATGGAGGCCGGTGACTATGAATTACGCATTCGCTACCTCGGCTATACGGACACCTCCGCACAGGTAAGCGTCTCACCGGGCGTAACCGAATACCTGGAACTATCCCTAAGCAGCGGAACCACTGAGCTGAGCGGTGTCACGGTGACCGGCTACCTGCAGGGCCAGGCCCGCGCACTCAATCAACAGCGAAGCGCCGATAATATTAAAAATATAGTTGCAGCCGACCAGATAGGCCGCTTTCCTGATCCAAACGCGGCGGAGGCTCTGCAGCGCGTACCCGGCGTAAATATTGAGCGTGACCAGGGCGAAGGCCGTTACGTACTTGTAAGGGGGCTGGCACCCCAGTTTACCAATATTAACATCAACGGTGAGCAAATCCCCAGTCCCGAGGCAGATGTGCGCTTTGTGGCCCTGGACGCGATCCCATCCGACCAGCTCGCCAGTATGGAAGTAACCAAGGCACTCACTCCCGACATGGACGGCGATGCCATAGGCGGTAGCGTAAACCTGATTACCCGAACCGCCGAAACAGCCGAGCCCGCCATAAGCGGTTCTGCCCTGGTAGGATATAATAACCTCATGGAAGAGCCGAACCTGCAGGGTTCACTACAGTATGGACAACGTTTCGGTAGTGATGAAGCTTTAGGCCTGCTGCTCAATACCAGCTACTACCATAACGACCTCGGCTCGGATAACTGGGAGCGCGAACCCTTCGATAACGAACTTGAGCTACGCGATTACGAACTTACCCGTACCCGACTCGGGCTAAGTGCCACACTTGACTATCGCATAGGGCAAAATACGGAGATCTATCTGCGCAGCCTCTATACCCGCTTTACTGATCGTGAATGGCGCAGGCGCTATGTATTTATCCCTGATGATGAAGAAATAGAAAAGCTGACCAAGGACCGCTTCGAGTCTCAGAGTGTTACCTCTGTGAACCTGGGTGCACGGCACACCTTTCCGCGAATACGGATCGATTATGAAGTGCAGTACAGCTACGGAGAGCAGGACACTCCCTATGACAATGAGGCGGTCTTTATAGCAGGTATACCGAGTAGCCTCGACTTTAGCGATCCCGACTTTCCATCTATTACCGCCCCCGGCTACCTGGACAATTCCGCCTATGAATTCGATGAATTCGAACAAGGAAATACCCTGGCTGAAGATCGTAACCTGACGGCTAAGTTTAACATAGGCCTTCCCTACCAGGCCGGTAATGCAAAAGGCCTTTTCAAGTTCGGAGCGAAGATGCGTTTGAAAGACAAACGCTTTAACATAACCCAAAACAAATGGGAAGCCCGTGGTGACGTGCCCAATTTGGATGCTTTTACCGGTGGACTGCTGGATGATAGTTTTCTCGACAGACGCTATAATCTGAGCGACCCCCTCAGCCTGGATCGTTTTATCCCTTACTTCAATACCAATATTTCCGACTTCGAGCTGAGTATTGAGGACAAATACATAGATGAGGCCCTGGAAAGCTACGAGGCCGATGAGAATGTATATGCCGGATACATTATGGCCCGCCACCAGATTAACCGTCTGACGCTGCTAGGCGGTGTCCGCTACGAACGTACCAACACCAGCTATGAAAGTACAGACGTGATCATAGCCCCAAACGGTGATCTGGAAGCGCTGCGCCCCGTAAGTGGCGAGAACAACTACGACTTCTTTCTGCCACAGGTGCATGCCAAGTACGCCCTTACCCCCAATACCAACCTGCGGGCCGCCGTAACCTGGAGTTATGCCAGGCCTAACTTTAGCGAGATCATCCCCTCGCAAGAGGCTAACCTGGAAGATGAGGAAGCCACCGTAGGCAACTTTGAACTGGAGCCAGTGAGTGCGATGAACATAGACCTGCTGGGCGAGAGGTACTTCGGAACAGTCGGGGTCATATCAGGCGGCATATTTTATAAGCGCCTGAATGACTTCATCTATCCCCAGACCATATTTGACAGCCAGTACCCGCTTACCGGTACCCCTATTGCCACCGGAGTAGATGTAACCCAGGCCCAGAACGGACAAGGTGCCGACCTTTTTGGGCTCGAAGTAGCCTTCCAGCGTCAACTGGACTTTCTGCCAGGTGCACTTAGCGGCTTTAGCATATACCTTAATTACACCTATACCAACTCAGAGGCCGACATACAAAGCCGGGAGGCCAGCGAGGAAAACCCCGATGCGGTAGAGACCATTCGCCTACCCGGTCAGGCAGATCACCTGGGCAACTTCTCACTGGCCTATGAGTACAAACGCTTCAATGCCCGCCTCGCGCTTAACTTCAATGGGGAATATCTCGCAGAACTGGGTGGAGCAGCCGAAGAGGACATTTACGTAAGTGAGCGCCTGCAACTGGATGCCAGTGCCAGTTATGCGGTAGACCGCCGCTTCCGGATCTTTGCCGAATTTATGAACCTGACCGACCAGCCTTTCGAAGCCTACCAGGGCAGCGAGGACATCGTCATCCAACGTGAATTCTACTCATGGTGGTCACGCCTCGGTCTCAAGTTCGACTTCTGA
- a CDS encoding type II toxin-antitoxin system VapC family toxin — protein MTKKKRYLLDSNIVIYSALPENAHLREFIDRHSPSVSAITRLEVLGYSRITPADRRIFELFFEVSKVWPVSEVVIDLAIQLRQIKSMSLGDAIIGATGLWHNLHIVTRNTKDFAHIEGLKVYNPMKEGPGSS, from the coding sequence GTGACTAAGAAAAAGAGGTATCTGCTGGATAGTAATATCGTTATCTATTCTGCTTTGCCCGAAAATGCCCATCTGAGAGAGTTTATTGACCGGCATTCACCTTCGGTATCAGCCATCACCAGGCTAGAAGTGCTGGGTTATAGTCGAATAACTCCTGCAGACCGGCGAATTTTCGAATTATTCTTTGAAGTAAGTAAAGTGTGGCCTGTTTCAGAAGTTGTAATAGACCTGGCTATTCAGCTAAGACAGATCAAATCTATGTCCCTGGGAGATGCAATAATCGGTGCAACAGGCCTGTGGCATAATCTTCATATCGTAACCCGCAATACAAAGGATTTTGCTCATATTGAGGGGCTAAAGGTCTACAATCCCATGAAAGAGGGTCCCGGCTCATCATGA
- a CDS encoding acetyl-CoA carboxylase biotin carboxylase subunit family protein has product MTNSQTCFALMGWSLPVIESLQKLGKPFVVVSFPDFEPYAKENNIPFVSWAFDKWNDESNSLVLAEKLQAHNATVAVPLFEETVEWAGALNSIFRNDPRVLNRAFLFRNKAMMKRKALLGGLRVGYFEEVFNKEQVEEFMKRLNEAELVLNGESDAWVHLKPFDAAGTVGHKLLRTKEDIDKKLDNRKDFPSLVESHLRGQEFSCEAFIHNGKVRFLNITEYVKLGYSNFIPCGPELKAKRPAITKEIEKLVKVFGIEYGMIHPEFFINENDEISFGEVACRIPGGHILEILGKAYNFDALAAFVLCHDPKTTDEELDAIFPENEEAFVHYNGALMVHPGKGHITKLAVPEELTEDPYFEEHTLVPLLSEQKIGDREGFGNHYGTVFLQGDDPGRMKEMLTHYQDVPFYV; this is encoded by the coding sequence ATGACCAACTCACAAACCTGCTTTGCCCTGATGGGGTGGAGCCTGCCGGTAATTGAAAGCCTTCAGAAATTGGGCAAGCCATTCGTTGTTGTATCCTTTCCTGACTTCGAACCATATGCCAAAGAAAACAACATTCCTTTTGTATCCTGGGCTTTTGATAAGTGGAATGACGAGTCTAACTCTCTTGTACTGGCTGAAAAACTTCAGGCACATAATGCGACGGTAGCAGTACCTCTATTCGAAGAAACAGTGGAATGGGCCGGTGCGCTTAATTCCATCTTCCGCAATGACCCCCGCGTACTCAACCGTGCCTTCCTTTTCCGGAATAAAGCCATGATGAAGCGTAAAGCACTGCTGGGTGGTCTGCGTGTAGGCTACTTCGAAGAAGTATTCAACAAAGAGCAGGTAGAGGAATTCATGAAGCGTCTGAATGAGGCAGAGCTGGTACTCAACGGCGAAAGCGATGCCTGGGTCCACCTGAAGCCTTTTGATGCCGCCGGCACAGTAGGCCATAAACTGCTTCGCACCAAAGAGGACATTGATAAGAAACTGGACAACAGAAAAGACTTCCCCAGCCTGGTGGAAAGTCACCTGAGAGGCCAGGAGTTTAGCTGCGAGGCCTTTATCCATAATGGAAAAGTACGTTTCCTTAACATCACTGAATATGTGAAGCTGGGCTATAGTAACTTTATTCCATGCGGGCCTGAACTCAAGGCTAAGCGTCCTGCCATTACCAAAGAGATCGAAAAACTCGTAAAGGTATTCGGTATTGAATACGGTATGATCCACCCCGAGTTCTTCATAAACGAAAATGACGAGATCTCTTTTGGCGAAGTAGCCTGCCGTATTCCCGGCGGACATATTTTGGAAATACTTGGCAAAGCCTATAATTTTGATGCACTCGCGGCCTTTGTGCTTTGCCATGACCCTAAAACGACGGATGAGGAATTGGACGCGATCTTCCCTGAAAATGAAGAGGCTTTCGTACACTACAATGGCGCACTGATGGTGCACCCTGGTAAAGGCCATATTACGAAACTGGCTGTACCCGAAGAGCTTACGGAAGACCCATACTTTGAGGAGCATACACTGGTACCTTTACTCAGTGAGCAGAAGATCGGCGACAGAGAAGGATTCGGTAATCACTACGGGACAGTATTCCTGCAGGGTGACGACCCCGGCCGTATGAAGGAAATGTTAACGCACTATCAGGACGTGCCTTTCTACGTTTAA